One Streptococcus gallolyticus subsp. gallolyticus DSM 16831 DNA window includes the following coding sequences:
- a CDS encoding LURP-one-related/scramblase family protein — protein MRSFEIKQKLWSLAGKFDIKDETGQLAYHVQGSFLKFLKEFTISDSQGQFVSHIKHHFSFPFQRFTVTFADGKQITIQQRFSLLKAKYDISDFGLEVAGDIWNMNFSLLDQGREVASIHQEWFKIASTYHVDIYDDSLADLVISLVIAIDYVKAIESSSSSASS, from the coding sequence ATGAGAAGTTTTGAGATTAAACAAAAACTTTGGTCATTAGCTGGCAAATTTGATATTAAAGATGAAACTGGTCAACTTGCCTATCACGTACAAGGATCATTTTTAAAGTTTTTAAAGGAATTCACGATTTCTGACAGTCAAGGGCAGTTTGTTAGTCATATCAAACATCATTTTAGCTTTCCTTTTCAACGGTTTACGGTGACTTTTGCGGACGGCAAACAGATTACGATTCAACAACGTTTTTCATTGCTCAAAGCTAAATATGATATTTCTGATTTTGGTTTGGAAGTGGCTGGAGACATTTGGAATATGAATTTTAGTCTGCTTGACCAAGGGCGTGAAGTGGCAAGTATTCATCAAGAATGGTTCAAGATAGCCTCGACTTACCATGTTGATATTTACGATGACAGTCTTGCTGATTTAGTGATTTCGCTAGTGATTGCTATCGACTACGTCAAAGCAATCGAATCATCAAGTAGCTCTGCCTCAAGCTGA
- a CDS encoding beta-class carbonic anhydrase: MSYFENFLKTNQAYADLHGTEHLPQKPKTHVAIVTCMDSRLHVAQALGLALGDAHILRNAGGRVTDDIIRSLVISQQQLGTREIVVLHHTDCGAQSFTNEAFAAQLERDLGVDVHDKDFLPFSDVEESVREDIAILRNSPLIPEDVVISGAVYDVDTGRMREIK; this comes from the coding sequence ATGTCTTATTTTGAAAATTTTTTGAAAACTAACCAAGCTTATGCTGATTTACATGGTACAGAGCATTTGCCACAGAAGCCCAAAACGCATGTTGCTATTGTGACTTGTATGGATTCTCGTTTACATGTGGCACAGGCTTTGGGGTTAGCGCTTGGTGATGCTCATATTTTGCGAAATGCTGGCGGTCGTGTGACTGATGATATTATCCGTTCTTTGGTGATTTCTCAGCAACAATTGGGGACACGTGAAATTGTAGTTCTTCATCACACAGATTGTGGGGCACAAAGTTTTACAAATGAAGCTTTTGCAGCGCAGTTAGAGCGTGATTTGGGTGTTGATGTCCATGATAAAGATTTTTTACCGTTTTCTGATGTGGAAGAAAGTGTGCGTGAGGACATTGCTATTTTGCGAAATTCTCCCTTAATCCCAGAGGATGTTGTGATTTCGGGAGCTGTTTATGATGTGGACACAGGACGCATGAGAGAAATCAAATAA
- the radA gene encoding DNA repair protein RadA: MAKKKTTFICQECGYHSPKYLGRCPNCSSWTSFVEEVEVQEVKNARVSLTGEKSKPTKLKDVSSIHYSRTKTGMDEFNRVLGGGVVPGSLVLIGGDPGIGKSTLLLQVSIQLADKGTVLYVSGEESAEQIKLRSERLGDIDNEFYLYAETNMQAIRAQIEQIQPDFLIIDSIQTIMSPDISGVQGSVSQVREVTAELMQLAKTNNIATFIVGHVTKEGQLAGPRMLEHMVDTVLYFEGERHHTFRILRAVKNRFGSTNEIGIFEMQSGGLVEVLNPSQVFLEERLDGATGSAIVVTMEGSRPILAEVQALVTPTVFGNAKRTTTGLDFNRVSLIMAVLEKRCGLLLQNQDAYLKSAGGVKLDEPAIDLAVAVAIASSYKEKPTNPQEAFIGEIGLTGEIRRVTRIEQRINEAAKLGFTKVYAPKNSLSGIDIPDNIQVIGVTTVGEVLKKVFA; this comes from the coding sequence ATCGCTAAGAAAAAAACAACATTTATTTGTCAGGAGTGTGGCTATCATTCTCCGAAATATTTGGGCCGTTGTCCGAATTGTTCGTCTTGGACGTCTTTTGTTGAAGAAGTTGAGGTGCAAGAAGTCAAAAATGCGCGTGTTAGTTTGACGGGTGAAAAGAGTAAACCGACTAAGTTAAAGGATGTTAGCTCGATTCATTATTCACGCACGAAGACTGGCATGGATGAATTTAACCGCGTGCTTGGTGGCGGTGTGGTGCCAGGTAGTTTGGTGCTTATCGGTGGTGACCCAGGTATCGGAAAATCAACGCTTCTTTTGCAGGTATCTATTCAACTTGCAGATAAGGGAACGGTTCTTTACGTTTCTGGGGAAGAATCAGCAGAGCAGATTAAACTACGTAGTGAGCGTCTCGGCGACATTGACAATGAATTTTACCTTTATGCTGAAACGAATATGCAAGCCATTCGCGCACAGATTGAGCAAATTCAGCCTGATTTCTTGATTATTGACTCGATTCAGACCATTATGAGCCCTGATATTTCTGGGGTTCAAGGGTCGGTATCACAAGTACGTGAAGTGACTGCAGAGTTGATGCAACTGGCTAAGACAAATAATATTGCAACCTTTATCGTTGGTCACGTGACTAAGGAAGGGCAGCTTGCAGGACCGCGCATGCTTGAGCATATGGTGGATACGGTGCTTTATTTTGAAGGGGAACGTCATCACACCTTCCGTATTTTACGTGCTGTGAAAAATCGTTTTGGTTCAACTAACGAAATCGGCATTTTTGAAATGCAATCTGGTGGTCTTGTTGAAGTGCTTAATCCGAGCCAAGTTTTCTTAGAAGAACGTTTGGACGGTGCAACGGGGTCAGCTATCGTGGTTACCATGGAAGGTAGCCGTCCAATTTTGGCGGAAGTCCAAGCTTTGGTAACGCCGACAGTCTTTGGAAATGCTAAACGCACCACGACAGGACTGGATTTTAACCGTGTTAGCCTTATTATGGCGGTGCTTGAAAAACGTTGTGGACTTTTATTGCAAAATCAAGATGCTTATTTGAAATCGGCTGGTGGTGTTAAACTTGATGAGCCAGCGATTGATTTGGCAGTAGCGGTAGCCATTGCGTCAAGCTATAAAGAAAAGCCAACAAATCCACAGGAAGCCTTCATCGGTGAAATTGGTTTGACAGGCGAAATTCGTCGTGTGACACGTATTGAGCAACGTATCAACGAAGCAGCAAAACTTGGTTTTACCAAAGTTTATGCTCCTAAAAACTCCCTGTCAGGTATTGATATTCCAGACAATATTCAAGTCATTGGTGTGACAACTGTGGGCGAAGTCCTCAAAAAAGTTTTTGCGTAA
- a CDS encoding histidine phosphatase family protein translates to MRIIFVRHSEPDYSMLDRCENPEKYSGFGRDLAPLTEHGRHLAREVAKKEVFQSADVIISSSITRALETATYIARETGLDLLVEPFFHEWRPDLDNLNYTGEAVAKAYRIFGENNGKLEENSCYRYETAEQVKQRFLAALEKYRRYDTVIIVTHGVLMRQFVSQKEIAYGEIITVDL, encoded by the coding sequence ATGAGAATAATATTTGTTCGACATTCTGAACCAGACTATTCCATGTTAGATAGGTGTGAGAACCCTGAAAAATATAGTGGTTTTGGACGTGATTTAGCACCGTTGACCGAACATGGTCGGCATTTAGCACGAGAGGTTGCTAAAAAAGAGGTATTTCAATCTGCTGATGTCATTATCTCATCCTCGATAACTCGCGCACTTGAAACAGCAACTTATATCGCACGTGAAACTGGCTTGGATCTTTTAGTCGAGCCTTTCTTTCATGAGTGGCGACCTGATTTAGATAATTTGAATTACACAGGAGAAGCTGTTGCAAAAGCTTATCGGATTTTTGGGGAAAATAATGGAAAATTAGAAGAAAATTCTTGTTATCGATATGAGACAGCAGAACAAGTTAAGCAACGTTTTCTAGCCGCTTTGGAAAAATATCGTAGATATGACACGGTTATTATTGTGACCCACGGTGTGCTAATGCGCCAATTTGTTTCTCAGAAAGAAATTGCTTATGGTGAAATAATAACAGTAGATTTATAA